A portion of the Algisphaera agarilytica genome contains these proteins:
- a CDS encoding glycosyltransferase family 2 protein, producing the protein MDEMNRRTEEPQYDFDVSICVPVFNEEDSVQKLYEEIAAVMDAGAYRYEVIFVSDGSWDESVPRLLEATKDDPRATVIELMRNFGQTAAMAAGFDAARGEVIVPMDGDLQNDPADIPKLVAKLDENGEAPGKWDIVSGWRKDRKDGALLRKFPSKIANRIIKHLTWTTEINDFGCSLKAYRAQVLKDVTLYGEMHRFLPAICKWRGARVTDQVVNHRAREFGSSKYGLKRTFKVLLDLLTVKFLGDYGTKPIYFFGKLAAITVAVSFTAFVVAVLQKFGVMWTENGKPLSLNRNIFLLFSMMTFLISVIILMMGVLSELMVRIYYESQSLRPYKVRRKFFGGEQPDDRPTPRLQVPGGDEVSQAG; encoded by the coding sequence ATGGATGAGATGAACCGACGGACGGAAGAACCCCAGTACGACTTCGACGTGTCGATCTGCGTGCCGGTGTTCAACGAAGAAGACAGCGTGCAGAAACTGTACGAAGAGATCGCCGCGGTGATGGACGCCGGCGCCTACCGCTACGAAGTCATCTTCGTCAGCGACGGCTCGTGGGACGAGTCCGTGCCGCGTCTGCTCGAAGCCACCAAGGACGACCCCCGTGCGACGGTGATCGAGCTCATGCGCAACTTCGGCCAGACCGCGGCGATGGCGGCGGGTTTTGACGCGGCCCGCGGCGAGGTCATCGTGCCCATGGACGGCGACCTGCAGAACGACCCGGCCGACATCCCCAAGCTCGTCGCCAAGCTCGACGAGAACGGCGAGGCCCCCGGCAAGTGGGACATCGTCAGCGGCTGGCGCAAGGACCGCAAAGACGGCGCGCTGCTCCGCAAGTTCCCCAGCAAGATCGCCAACCGCATCATCAAGCACCTGACCTGGACCACCGAGATCAACGACTTCGGCTGTTCGCTCAAGGCCTACCGCGCCCAGGTGCTCAAGGACGTGACCCTCTACGGCGAGATGCACCGCTTCCTCCCGGCCATCTGCAAGTGGCGCGGCGCCCGTGTCACCGACCAGGTCGTCAACCACCGCGCCCGCGAGTTCGGCAGCAGCAAGTACGGCCTGAAGCGGACCTTCAAGGTCTTGCTCGACCTGCTCACCGTGAAGTTCCTGGGCGACTACGGCACCAAGCCGATCTACTTCTTCGGCAAGCTCGCGGCGATCACGGTCGCCGTGTCGTTCACCGCGTTTGTCGTGGCCGTGCTGCAGAAGTTCGGCGTGATGTGGACCGAAAACGGCAAGCCGCTGAGCCTGAACCGCAACATCTTTCTGCTGTTTTCGATGATGACCTTCCTCATCAGCGTGATTATCCTGATGATGGGGGTGTTGTCCGAGCTGATGGTGCGGATCTACTACGAAAGCCAATCGCTGCGGCCGTACAAGGTCCGTCGCAAGTTCTTCGGCGGCGAACAACCGGATGACCGTCCCACGCCTCGGCTCCAGGTGCCGGGCGGCGACGAGGTTTCGCAAGCGGGGTGA
- a CDS encoding glycerol-3-phosphate dehydrogenase/oxidase — protein sequence MTQDAIDNPTPDPATAMSRDLSRLDGQTFDVLVVGAGVYGAWVALDAAQRGLTVALVDRADFGAATSANSQRILHGGFRYLQHADFKRMRESIRERSIVMRLMPHLVESQSFLVPTTPGGVQRKSLMRVALKMNDIVSCDRNKGLPESKHLGHGQIISKEECLAQAPGLDPDDVTGGAIFHDGQIVNSERLTLAVVQTAAAEGAVVANHVEVNKFLRDDSTRVLGVEATDKLTGQTVKIHADLTISCTGPWTANTLDAAGMRIAGETCDKPVKKPYDIFRAVVLVTRNVLNGSAVAVKGRAAYQDKHEVVGKGYRNFFVTPWHDLSLIGTYYEPYSGDPADVSISEDEVRKYVDEFNATYPTAKLGYDEVKWSYVGCLPLAEGAPPDDPQYQKHYSILEHESQNGTPGLLSILGVKWTTARDVAEKTVDRAVDVLARSVAKGKTADAPLAGGAYEDYDGFMAEASASRPDNVPEETLKHFLKHYGDAYAQLLALIAEEPGLVEPLGPTSPVTGAEIVYAAQSEMAVTLADAVFGRTTLGFFGWPGDAVLRRAAELMARSTGWDDARQNEQIESVRAVYAMRGVAYDARPVQAEPAPTSHEVPA from the coding sequence ATGACACAGGACGCGATCGACAACCCGACGCCCGACCCGGCCACCGCGATGTCGCGTGACCTGTCGCGTCTGGACGGCCAGACGTTCGACGTGCTGGTCGTCGGCGCGGGGGTGTACGGCGCGTGGGTCGCGCTCGATGCGGCCCAACGCGGGCTGACCGTCGCGCTCGTGGACCGGGCCGACTTTGGCGCCGCGACCAGCGCCAACAGCCAACGCATCCTGCACGGCGGCTTCCGCTACCTGCAACACGCCGACTTCAAACGCATGCGTGAATCGATCCGCGAACGCAGCATCGTGATGCGACTGATGCCGCACCTGGTCGAATCGCAGTCTTTCCTTGTGCCCACGACGCCCGGCGGCGTGCAGCGCAAGTCGCTGATGCGCGTTGCGCTGAAGATGAACGACATCGTCAGCTGCGACCGCAACAAGGGCCTGCCTGAGTCGAAGCACCTGGGCCACGGCCAGATCATCTCCAAAGAGGAATGCCTCGCCCAAGCCCCCGGGCTCGATCCCGACGACGTCACCGGCGGCGCGATCTTCCACGACGGCCAGATCGTCAACAGCGAACGCCTGACCCTGGCGGTCGTCCAGACCGCGGCCGCCGAAGGCGCGGTCGTGGCGAACCATGTTGAAGTGAACAAGTTCCTGCGCGACGACTCCACGCGTGTGCTGGGCGTCGAGGCCACCGACAAGCTCACCGGGCAGACCGTGAAGATCCACGCGGACCTGACTATCTCGTGCACCGGCCCCTGGACCGCCAACACGCTCGACGCGGCGGGGATGCGCATCGCGGGCGAGACCTGCGACAAGCCGGTTAAGAAGCCCTACGACATCTTCCGCGCGGTGGTGCTGGTGACCCGCAACGTGCTCAACGGCTCGGCCGTCGCGGTCAAGGGCCGCGCCGCGTATCAGGACAAGCACGAAGTCGTCGGCAAGGGATACCGCAACTTCTTCGTGACGCCCTGGCACGACCTGTCGCTGATCGGGACGTACTACGAGCCGTACAGCGGCGACCCGGCCGACGTGTCGATCTCCGAAGACGAAGTCCGCAAGTACGTCGACGAGTTCAACGCGACCTACCCGACCGCGAAGCTGGGCTACGACGAGGTGAAGTGGTCGTATGTCGGTTGTTTGCCGCTGGCCGAAGGCGCTCCGCCCGACGACCCGCAGTACCAGAAGCACTACTCGATCCTCGAACACGAAAGTCAGAACGGTACGCCGGGGCTGCTGAGTATTCTGGGGGTGAAGTGGACCACGGCACGCGACGTCGCGGAGAAGACCGTGGACCGCGCGGTGGATGTGCTCGCACGTTCGGTGGCGAAAGGCAAGACCGCGGACGCGCCGCTGGCCGGAGGGGCCTACGAAGACTACGACGGCTTCATGGCCGAGGCTTCGGCGTCCCGCCCCGACAACGTGCCGGAAGAAACACTTAAGCATTTTCTTAAACATTACGGCGACGCCTACGCCCAGCTTCTCGCGCTGATCGCAGAGGAGCCCGGGTTGGTCGAACCGCTCGGCCCGACCTCGCCGGTGACCGGAGCCGAGATCGTTTACGCCGCGCAATCGGAGATGGCGGTCACGCTGGCCGACGCGGTGTTCGGCCGCACGACGCTGGGCTTCTTCGGCTGGCCGGGCGACGCGGTGCTGCGTCGCGCTGCAGAGCTGATGGCTCGCTCGACCGGCTGGGACGACGCCCGGCAGAACGAACAGATCGAATCGGTCCGCGCGGTCTACGCGATGCGGGGAGTGGCCTACGACGCCCGACCCGTACAGGCCGAGCCCGCCCCGACCAGTCATGAGGTTCCGGCATGA
- a CDS encoding glycosyltransferase family 4 protein encodes MSDTQDTPSIEKGSAGHVLVVAPTPFFSDRGCHVRIIEEIRAAEREGYRATVITYHVGKDVEGLPIYRSLNVPWYKKLAAGPSIHQFYLDALLLCTGIRACFRDKPTVIHGHLHEGVGIGKVLSLLFRVPLVGDLQGSLVGELVQHNFIPKQGFVHNLFRAAERWLIRWPNHLVLSSDRATEGVAEIDELTVPATVLDDGVDENAFLPEAPGENLREKLGLPTDKKLVGFLGVLNEYQGVSVMLHAAKRVVEKHPDVVFVVMGYPNVEHYQGVADELGISDSVMFPGRIPYDQARDYLAACDIGFSAKADVTEANGKLLNYMAVGLPIVATETRVNRSLLDDTALYGQVDDGESLADAVCRYLDDPALAEEKAQAGRRRVIDKLSWAAGGRKLVEVYASVTKKKNKPTKPQGTPTERAGASALHSEKVA; translated from the coding sequence ATGAGTGATACGCAGGACACACCATCGATTGAAAAAGGCTCGGCCGGTCACGTGCTGGTCGTCGCCCCGACGCCGTTCTTTTCCGACCGCGGCTGCCACGTGCGGATCATCGAAGAGATCCGCGCCGCCGAGCGCGAGGGCTACCGCGCGACCGTGATCACCTATCACGTCGGCAAAGATGTCGAAGGCCTGCCGATCTACCGTTCGCTGAACGTGCCCTGGTACAAGAAGCTCGCGGCCGGCCCGAGCATCCACCAGTTCTATCTCGATGCGCTGCTGCTGTGCACCGGCATCCGCGCGTGCTTCCGCGACAAGCCCACCGTGATCCACGGCCACCTGCACGAAGGCGTCGGCATCGGCAAGGTGCTGAGCCTGTTGTTCCGTGTGCCGCTGGTCGGCGACCTGCAGGGCTCGCTCGTCGGCGAACTCGTGCAGCACAACTTCATCCCGAAGCAGGGCTTCGTGCACAACCTCTTCCGTGCCGCCGAGCGTTGGCTGATCCGCTGGCCGAACCACCTGGTGCTCAGCAGCGACCGCGCCACCGAGGGCGTGGCGGAGATCGACGAACTCACCGTGCCCGCGACCGTGCTGGACGACGGCGTCGACGAAAACGCCTTCCTCCCCGAAGCGCCCGGCGAAAACCTGCGTGAAAAACTCGGCCTGCCCACGGATAAAAAGCTCGTCGGCTTCCTCGGCGTGCTCAACGAGTACCAGGGCGTGAGCGTGATGCTCCACGCCGCGAAGCGCGTCGTCGAGAAGCACCCCGATGTGGTGTTTGTCGTGATGGGCTACCCGAACGTCGAGCACTACCAGGGCGTAGCCGACGAGCTCGGCATCAGCGACTCGGTGATGTTCCCGGGCCGGATCCCGTACGACCAGGCGCGCGACTACCTCGCGGCCTGCGACATCGGGTTCAGCGCGAAGGCGGACGTGACCGAGGCCAACGGCAAGCTGCTGAACTACATGGCGGTGGGCCTGCCGATCGTGGCGACCGAGACGCGGGTGAACCGTTCGCTCCTGGACGACACGGCGTTGTACGGCCAGGTCGACGACGGCGAATCGCTCGCCGACGCGGTCTGCCGATACCTCGACGATCCAGCGTTGGCCGAAGAGAAAGCCCAGGCCGGGCGTCGCCGCGTGATCGACAAGCTTTCGTGGGCCGCGGGCGGGCGGAAGCTCGTGGAGGTGTACGCGTCGGTCACGAAGAAAAAGAACAAACCGACCAAACCCCAAGGCACGCCGACGGAGCGGGCCGGGGCCTCCGCACTTCACAGCGAGAAGGTGGCATGA